One Neodiprion pinetum isolate iyNeoPine1 chromosome 1, iyNeoPine1.2, whole genome shotgun sequence genomic window carries:
- the LOC124213806 gene encoding uncharacterized protein isoform X3, which produces MIFVVSPGVSVVAAGLVSGLCFIVINSLRRGRAAKEAKDEKTKQTLDDSRCACCLKPFVVGRGVGCGECGSRVCRKGCSRWDTPDNAWHCLFCHQRRLLQLWLRRNEKWFETFGGLSADHDDASHRFSTAKSEVFLAGADYAGVGPGVGLAAGGEEDAGDSVERVREFVERIVEGLVGDVDEIPIDRLYDHIAYDRFVANYKQPLAGALARLAIALQLSIGNKPAADTPTMAHAALRDLVERAVEEARKLPGLGNPDAGRSTEPGDVADQTYEDLLATAILNKVIEKYQNERVDDNSNTVGAKRTSPNQKYITSEIEVGLDEGVEEGSSSLEPLSQDEYGSDCSAPPSKYSINRQEPLSLTIEEHIEEVTTTYTSDEEERDEAAANGLNFNNAHRVPFPEFGMDIIDLSQESSEELLDETSTPTHVDLVTPVESWEENWLFQKKKMQAQSEPVSMLVPNPSEDLKPLIGDREADDTSDLSDCSAHSDEEIEDELLEVINNVIPKPRGSPEESRASGLAEGKERLEIETRSTDNIRKIGHENLTTNTATHFQINEAGANGMTNGHNEQKTESPSSGRSDIKLGIEDMLVFHLRDKNTSQSEQKTMRQDQSSEFIEAEKSSGNIVTWDETTGGSVIKSPEPASRLKSRASVEITSRNGTQTIVVNRSSTSFTEKTNSDVTGPQVLESVCRSDQSKDQQAKRPSVIPRDNEVDKMPQDQHVDLGDDLCSKECPRTPTSSPLEQKIGVPEIQTRTDLHSLDEKLVSIETRIDTKLGSLEEKLRSHVPDLEKKQDPNVTEVGNGVVEARFAFIESGNENHRTVITKEHRDDLQNEDGAQQESEYTEHYDTATQRHLDSLKRPAKGGKDDIKVVDIHDDDDIPPPIPSTPPPIARLRQCREAAELANLEVDQLEPAERKRVEVDLFLATPPRPGTIAEREHKKWENAAPIENNPYSEENIQKRLWQRQYSRKVSSESLSGVNTEIPKVDGTSIQVVLGAGQPDVKRYGRDYYINEAKKASGERARRSAMLNAGRPNSSLSQNSGSFEGDIEQQVSYGLERFEEASLRGSLHRRSFRGQNSSPHFVTNPLLHLQVGEDSKVSRVDELSDPCVSDSVTDEVRNSASSSDRGKDAPIKTVQHRIVDPSNAHNTECSSNEDSNVTVRNAVSTDAESKLIKTLSEIKNPKPSSSEEIPREQNDRMDFSEMSSEKLASISDLMSEGMNRELRVLDGRGRLVDIDTENFERLFKTGDAVENFAVNPLYDLENNFQLANHNPQCSNFVDRDSGMYSIESNEVTETDKSGISKDENEEPPKRLSVDESKRGNEIVTSNGKRYSNFGSFKFHTFGGIKRRRFNWNDLDDEFDETDSENEDMAEYPDNISNFGSMKCQTFGGIKQRTNFDVKNITKYRKVKLRPALSFRDAKEAKKRQETKSENGKDILYSNFETRRDPSYTKFRNAKANSNGERVKKKKPSHHVSSKRASAERNIGDENLMASFLRDALMRPKSRLSTDNESIYSLDTAAARKSSRYRGLSSRPIKPRSIRDDTSLRLEPPESPEVVEKSFETLAGLRRSRSLKDDRNSILRSSSVRRKISEDISMW; this is translated from the exons CTCAGAAGGAACGAGAAGTGGTTCGAGACCTTTGGCGGTTTGTCCGCCGACCACGACGACGCGTCTCACCGGTTCAGTACGGCCAAATCCGAGGTTTTTCTCGCAG GAGCGGACTATGCTGGGGTTGGTCCTGGCGTGGGCCTTGCCGCCGGAGGCGAAGAGGATGCGGGTGATTCGGTGGAAAGGGTCCGAGAATTCGTCGAGAGGATAGTCGAAGGCCTCGTCGGAGACGTCGACGAGATACCGATAGACCGCCTCTACGATCACATCGCCT ATGATCGATTTGTGGCAAACTACAAGCAACCATTGGCTGGGGCCCTAGCACGACTGGCGATAGCGCTTCAACTCTCTATCGGTA ATAAGCCGGCAGCCGATACTCCGACAATGGCGCACGCCGCGCTTCGAGATTTGGTCGAACGCGCTGTGGAGGAAGCGAGGAAGTTGCCAGGACTCGGAAATCCGGATGCCGGACGATCCACCGAGCCCGGAGATGTCGCTGACCAGACTTATGAGGATCTCCTCGCGACTGCTATACTCAACAAG GTGATCGAGAAGTATCAAAATGAACGCGTCGACGACAACAGCAACACAGTGGGCGCCAAAAGAACCTCCCCGAATCAGAAATACATCACCA GTGAAATCGAGGTGGGACTCGACGAAGGCGTCGAGGAAGGCAGCAGCAGCCTCGAACCACTCTCTCAGGACGAGTATGGCAGCGATTGTAGCGCACCACCCTCGAAATATTCCATCAATCGTCAGGAACCACTGTCGTTGACG ATAGAAGAGCACATCGAAGAAGTGACAACGACCTACACTTCGGACGAGGAAGAACGAGATGAGGCCGCGGCGAACGGTCTGAATTTCAACAACGCGCATCGTGTGCCTTTCCCCGAATTTGGAATGGACATAATCGATC TTTCTCAAGAGTCTTCCGAGGAATTGCTCGACGAGACGTCGACGCCGACGCACGTGGATCTAGTCACGCCTGTAGAATCATGGGAGGAGAATTGGCTGTTTCAAAAGAAGAAGATGCAGGCTCAATCCGAACCAGTCTCAATGCTGGTCCCAAATCCTAGCGAAGATTTGAAACCTTTGATTGGCGACAGAGAGGCCGATGACACCTCAGATCTGTCCGACTGTTCCGCTCATTCCgacgaagaaattgaagaCGAACTACTCGAAGTTATCAACAACGTGATTCCAAAACCTCGAGGTAGTCCGGAAGAGTCCAGAGCTTCTGGTTTGGCGGAAGGTAAGGAAAGACTGGAAATTGAAACGCGGAGTACAGATAATATCCGAAAGATTGGTCACGAAAATCTAACGACGAACACCGCAACCCACTTCCAAATCAACGAAGCTGGTGCCAACGGAATGACGAACGGACATAACGAACAGAAAACCGAGAGTCCATCGTCGGGGAGGTCGGATATCAAACTTGGCATTGAAGACATGCTCGTGTTCCATCTGAGGGACAAAAATACCTCGCAATCCGAGCAGAAAACTATGCGTCAGGATCAGTCGAGCGAGTTTATAGAGGCGGAAAAATCGTCGGGAAATATCGTAACGTGGGATGAAACGACCGGTGGTAGTGTAATAAAAAGTCCAGAACCAGCTTCTAGATTGAAGTCGAGAGCTTCGGTCGAAATTACGAGTCGAAACGGGACCCAAACAATCGTGGTGAACAGATCGTCGACTTCTTTTACAGAAAAGACTAATTCCGATGTGACAGGACCTCAGGTACTTGAATCGGTCTGCCGGTCCGACCAATCCAAGGATCAACAAGCCAAACGTCCATCCGTTATTCCACGAGATAACGAGGTAGATAAGATGCCTCAAGACCAGCATGTTGACCTGGGGGATGATTTGTGCTCAAAAGAATGCCCAAGAACTCCGACATCATCTCCTCTCGAACAGAAAATCGGCGTCCCAGAAATTCAAACTCGTACCGACCTCCATTCGCTAGATGAAAAACTCGTATCCATCGAGACGAGGATTGACACGAAACTTGGTTcgcttgaagaaaaattgagaagCCACGTTCCGGACCTCGAAAAGAAGCAAGACCCCAACGTAACGGAAGTCGGAAACGGAGTGGTCGAAGCGCGCTTCGCTTTCATAGAAAGCGGCAACGAGAATCATCGCACTGTGATAACCAAGGAGCACAGAGACGACCTGCAAA ACGAGGATGGAGCTCAGCAGGAAAGCGAGTACACCGAGCATTACGACACAGCGACCCAGAGACACCTGGACAGTTTAAAAAGACCCGCAAAAGGTGGTAAAGATGACATCAAGGTAGTGGATATTCACGACGATGACGATATTCCACCGCCGATACCCTCGACTCCCCCGCCGATTGCCAGACTCAG GCAGTGCCGCGAGGCTGCGGAGTTAGCCAACCTCGAGGTTGATCAACTCGAACCGGCCGAACGGAAAAGGGTCGAAGTTGACCTGTTTCTCGCCACCCCGCCTCGACCAG GCACGATAGCCGAGCGCGAGCATAAGAAGTGGGAAAATGCCGCACCGATAGAGAACAATCCTTACAGTGAggaaaatattcagaaaagATTGTGGCAACGGCAATACTCCCGGAAGGTTTCATCCGAATCTTTATCTGG AGTAAACACCGAAATACCAAAGGTGGATGGAACCTCTATTCAAGTGGTCCTGGGCGCTGGTCAACCGGACGTTAAAAG GTACGGGAGAGACTACTATATCAACGAGGCAAAGAAAGCAAGTGGAGAGCGCGCTAGAAGATCGGCTATGTTGAATGCCGGAAGACCGAACAGCTCGTTATCCCAGAATTCCGGCTCGTTCGAAGGCGATATTGAACAGCAGGTGAGTTATGGACTTGAAAGATTCGAGGAGGCATCCCTGCGGGGCAGCCTTCATAGACGGAGCTTTCGAGGGCAGAATTCGAGTccccattttgtaaccaacCCTCTGCTCCACTTGCAAGTTGGCGAGGATTCGAAAGTTAGTCGAGTCGACGAGCTAAGCGACCCCTGCGTGTCCGATTCCGTAACAGACGAAGTACGAAATAGCGCGTCGTCGAGTGATCGAGGAAAAGATGCACCGATTAAAACGGTGCAACACAGAATAGTTGATCCCAGTAATGCGCACAATACCGAGTGCTCGTCTAACGAAGACTCAAATGTCACGGTAAGGAACGCAGTGTCCACAGATGCGGAatcaaaattgattaaaacCTTATCGGAGATCAAAAATCCGAAACCAAGTTCGAGTGAAGAGATACCGAGGGAACAAAACGATCGAATGGACTTCTCTGAGATGTCCTCTGAGAAATTAGCGAGCATTTCCGATTTAATGTCTGAGGGAATGAATCGCGAACTTCGAGTGTTGGACGGCAGAGGAAGATTGGTAGATATTGATACAGAGAACTTTGAAAGACTTTTCAAaactggagacgccgtcgaaAACTTTGCTGTTAATCCGTTGTATGATCTAGAAAACAATTTCCAACTGGCAAATCATAATCCACAATGTTCGAATTTTGTGGATCGAGATTCCGGAATGTATTCCATCGAATCGAACGAAGTGACGGAGACTGATAAGAGTGGGATTAGTAAAGACGAGAATGAAGAACCGCCGAAAAGATTGTCAGTTGACGAGTCGAAAAGGGGTAACGAAATCGTGACGTCCAACGGTAAGAGATACTCGAACTTTGGAAGCTTCAAGTTTCACACATTTGGTGGAATAAAGAGAAGACGCTTCAACTGGAACGACCTGGACGACGAATTCGACGAAACGGATTCGGAAAACGAGGATATGGCCGAATACCCGGATAACATTTCGAACTTTGGCAGTATGAAGTGTCAAACTTTCGGCGGAATCAAGCAAAGAACAAATTTTGatgttaaaaatataacaaagtaCCGTAAAGTTAAATTGAGGCCAGCTCTCTCGTTCAGAGACGCTAAAGAGGCGAAGAAGCGACAGGAAACCAAGTCCGAGAACGGAAAGGATATTCTCTACAGCAATTTTGAGACTCGAAGAGATCCGAGCTACACAAAGTTCAGAAATGCAAAAGCGAACTCGAACGGCGAACGtgtcaagaagaagaaaccaTCGCATCACGTTAGCTCGAAAAGAGCATCAGCCGAACGGAACATCGGCGATGAAAACTTGATGGCGAGCTTTTTGAGAGATGCTCTGATGCGGCCAAAGTCGCGATTGTCGACCGACAACGAATCAATTTATTCTCTGGATACTGCAGCAGCAAGGAAATCGTCCCGTTATCGAGGATTGTCCAGCCGACCGATCAAACCTCGTTCAATTCGCGATGATACCAGTCTTAGATTAGAACCACCCGAGTCCCCGGAAGTTGTAGAAAAAAGCTTTGAAACGTTGGCCGGTTTACGGAGGAGTCGAAGTCTTAAGGACGATAGAAACAGTATTCTTAGAAGTAGCAGCGTGCGTAGAAAGATTTCCGAAGATATATCAATGTGGTGA
- the LOC124213806 gene encoding uncharacterized protein isoform X7 — MRADYAGVGPGVGLAAGGEEDAGDSVERVREFVERIVEGLVGDVDEIPIDRLYDHIAYDRFVANYKQPLAGALARLAIALQLSIGNKPAADTPTMAHAALRDLVERAVEEARKLPGLGNPDAGRSTEPGDVADQTYEDLLATAILNKVIEKYQNERVDDNSNTVGAKRTSPNQKYITSEIEVGLDEGVEEGSSSLEPLSQDEYGSDCSAPPSKYSINRQEPLSLTIEEHIEEVTTTYTSDEEERDEAAANGLNFNNAHRVPFPEFGMDIIDLSQESSEELLDETSTPTHVDLVTPVESWEENWLFQKKKMQAQSEPVSMLVPNPSEDLKPLIGDREADDTSDLSDCSAHSDEEIEDELLEVINNVIPKPRGSPEESRASGLAEGKERLEIETRSTDNIRKIGHENLTTNTATHFQINEAGANGMTNGHNEQKTESPSSGRSDIKLGIEDMLVFHLRDKNTSQSEQKTMRQDQSSEFIEAEKSSGNIVTWDETTGGSVIKSPEPASRLKSRASVEITSRNGTQTIVVNRSSTSFTEKTNSDVTGPQVLESVCRSDQSKDQQAKRPSVIPRDNEVDKMPQDQHVDLGDDLCSKECPRTPTSSPLEQKIGVPEIQTRTDLHSLDEKLVSIETRIDTKLGSLEEKLRSHVPDLEKKQDPNVTEVGNGVVEARFAFIESGNENHRTVITKEHRDDLQNEDGAQQESEYTEHYDTATQRHLDSLKRPAKGGKDDIKVVDIHDDDDIPPPIPSTPPPIARLRQCREAAELANLEVDQLEPAERKRVEVDLFLATPPRPGTIAEREHKKWENAAPIENNPYSEENIQKRLWQRQYSRKVSSESLSGVNTEIPKVDGTSIQVVLGAGQPDVKRYGRDYYINEAKKASGERARRSAMLNAGRPNSSLSQNSGSFEGDIEQQVSYGLERFEEASLRGSLHRRSFRGQNSSPHFVTNPLLHLQVGEDSKVSRVDELSDPCVSDSVTDEVRNSASSSDRGKDAPIKTVQHRIVDPSNAHNTECSSNEDSNVTVRNAVSTDAESKLIKTLSEIKNPKPSSSEEIPREQNDRMDFSEMSSEKLASISDLMSEGMNRELRVLDGRGRLVDIDTENFERLFKTGDAVENFAVNPLYDLENNFQLANHNPQCSNFVDRDSGMYSIESNEVTETDKSGISKDENEEPPKRLSVDESKRGNEIVTSNGKRYSNFGSFKFHTFGGIKRRRFNWNDLDDEFDETDSENEDMAEYPDNISNFGSMKCQTFGGIKQRTNFDVKNITKYRKVKLRPALSFRDAKEAKKRQETKSENGKDILYSNFETRRDPSYTKFRNAKANSNGERVKKKKPSHHVSSKRASAERNIGDENLMASFLRDALMRPKSRLSTDNESIYSLDTAAARKSSRYRGLSSRPIKPRSIRDDTSLRLEPPESPEVVEKSFETLAGLRRSRSLKDDRNSILRSSSVRRKISEDISMW, encoded by the exons ATGA GAGCGGACTATGCTGGGGTTGGTCCTGGCGTGGGCCTTGCCGCCGGAGGCGAAGAGGATGCGGGTGATTCGGTGGAAAGGGTCCGAGAATTCGTCGAGAGGATAGTCGAAGGCCTCGTCGGAGACGTCGACGAGATACCGATAGACCGCCTCTACGATCACATCGCCT ATGATCGATTTGTGGCAAACTACAAGCAACCATTGGCTGGGGCCCTAGCACGACTGGCGATAGCGCTTCAACTCTCTATCGGTA ATAAGCCGGCAGCCGATACTCCGACAATGGCGCACGCCGCGCTTCGAGATTTGGTCGAACGCGCTGTGGAGGAAGCGAGGAAGTTGCCAGGACTCGGAAATCCGGATGCCGGACGATCCACCGAGCCCGGAGATGTCGCTGACCAGACTTATGAGGATCTCCTCGCGACTGCTATACTCAACAAG GTGATCGAGAAGTATCAAAATGAACGCGTCGACGACAACAGCAACACAGTGGGCGCCAAAAGAACCTCCCCGAATCAGAAATACATCACCA GTGAAATCGAGGTGGGACTCGACGAAGGCGTCGAGGAAGGCAGCAGCAGCCTCGAACCACTCTCTCAGGACGAGTATGGCAGCGATTGTAGCGCACCACCCTCGAAATATTCCATCAATCGTCAGGAACCACTGTCGTTGACG ATAGAAGAGCACATCGAAGAAGTGACAACGACCTACACTTCGGACGAGGAAGAACGAGATGAGGCCGCGGCGAACGGTCTGAATTTCAACAACGCGCATCGTGTGCCTTTCCCCGAATTTGGAATGGACATAATCGATC TTTCTCAAGAGTCTTCCGAGGAATTGCTCGACGAGACGTCGACGCCGACGCACGTGGATCTAGTCACGCCTGTAGAATCATGGGAGGAGAATTGGCTGTTTCAAAAGAAGAAGATGCAGGCTCAATCCGAACCAGTCTCAATGCTGGTCCCAAATCCTAGCGAAGATTTGAAACCTTTGATTGGCGACAGAGAGGCCGATGACACCTCAGATCTGTCCGACTGTTCCGCTCATTCCgacgaagaaattgaagaCGAACTACTCGAAGTTATCAACAACGTGATTCCAAAACCTCGAGGTAGTCCGGAAGAGTCCAGAGCTTCTGGTTTGGCGGAAGGTAAGGAAAGACTGGAAATTGAAACGCGGAGTACAGATAATATCCGAAAGATTGGTCACGAAAATCTAACGACGAACACCGCAACCCACTTCCAAATCAACGAAGCTGGTGCCAACGGAATGACGAACGGACATAACGAACAGAAAACCGAGAGTCCATCGTCGGGGAGGTCGGATATCAAACTTGGCATTGAAGACATGCTCGTGTTCCATCTGAGGGACAAAAATACCTCGCAATCCGAGCAGAAAACTATGCGTCAGGATCAGTCGAGCGAGTTTATAGAGGCGGAAAAATCGTCGGGAAATATCGTAACGTGGGATGAAACGACCGGTGGTAGTGTAATAAAAAGTCCAGAACCAGCTTCTAGATTGAAGTCGAGAGCTTCGGTCGAAATTACGAGTCGAAACGGGACCCAAACAATCGTGGTGAACAGATCGTCGACTTCTTTTACAGAAAAGACTAATTCCGATGTGACAGGACCTCAGGTACTTGAATCGGTCTGCCGGTCCGACCAATCCAAGGATCAACAAGCCAAACGTCCATCCGTTATTCCACGAGATAACGAGGTAGATAAGATGCCTCAAGACCAGCATGTTGACCTGGGGGATGATTTGTGCTCAAAAGAATGCCCAAGAACTCCGACATCATCTCCTCTCGAACAGAAAATCGGCGTCCCAGAAATTCAAACTCGTACCGACCTCCATTCGCTAGATGAAAAACTCGTATCCATCGAGACGAGGATTGACACGAAACTTGGTTcgcttgaagaaaaattgagaagCCACGTTCCGGACCTCGAAAAGAAGCAAGACCCCAACGTAACGGAAGTCGGAAACGGAGTGGTCGAAGCGCGCTTCGCTTTCATAGAAAGCGGCAACGAGAATCATCGCACTGTGATAACCAAGGAGCACAGAGACGACCTGCAAA ACGAGGATGGAGCTCAGCAGGAAAGCGAGTACACCGAGCATTACGACACAGCGACCCAGAGACACCTGGACAGTTTAAAAAGACCCGCAAAAGGTGGTAAAGATGACATCAAGGTAGTGGATATTCACGACGATGACGATATTCCACCGCCGATACCCTCGACTCCCCCGCCGATTGCCAGACTCAG GCAGTGCCGCGAGGCTGCGGAGTTAGCCAACCTCGAGGTTGATCAACTCGAACCGGCCGAACGGAAAAGGGTCGAAGTTGACCTGTTTCTCGCCACCCCGCCTCGACCAG GCACGATAGCCGAGCGCGAGCATAAGAAGTGGGAAAATGCCGCACCGATAGAGAACAATCCTTACAGTGAggaaaatattcagaaaagATTGTGGCAACGGCAATACTCCCGGAAGGTTTCATCCGAATCTTTATCTGG AGTAAACACCGAAATACCAAAGGTGGATGGAACCTCTATTCAAGTGGTCCTGGGCGCTGGTCAACCGGACGTTAAAAG GTACGGGAGAGACTACTATATCAACGAGGCAAAGAAAGCAAGTGGAGAGCGCGCTAGAAGATCGGCTATGTTGAATGCCGGAAGACCGAACAGCTCGTTATCCCAGAATTCCGGCTCGTTCGAAGGCGATATTGAACAGCAGGTGAGTTATGGACTTGAAAGATTCGAGGAGGCATCCCTGCGGGGCAGCCTTCATAGACGGAGCTTTCGAGGGCAGAATTCGAGTccccattttgtaaccaacCCTCTGCTCCACTTGCAAGTTGGCGAGGATTCGAAAGTTAGTCGAGTCGACGAGCTAAGCGACCCCTGCGTGTCCGATTCCGTAACAGACGAAGTACGAAATAGCGCGTCGTCGAGTGATCGAGGAAAAGATGCACCGATTAAAACGGTGCAACACAGAATAGTTGATCCCAGTAATGCGCACAATACCGAGTGCTCGTCTAACGAAGACTCAAATGTCACGGTAAGGAACGCAGTGTCCACAGATGCGGAatcaaaattgattaaaacCTTATCGGAGATCAAAAATCCGAAACCAAGTTCGAGTGAAGAGATACCGAGGGAACAAAACGATCGAATGGACTTCTCTGAGATGTCCTCTGAGAAATTAGCGAGCATTTCCGATTTAATGTCTGAGGGAATGAATCGCGAACTTCGAGTGTTGGACGGCAGAGGAAGATTGGTAGATATTGATACAGAGAACTTTGAAAGACTTTTCAAaactggagacgccgtcgaaAACTTTGCTGTTAATCCGTTGTATGATCTAGAAAACAATTTCCAACTGGCAAATCATAATCCACAATGTTCGAATTTTGTGGATCGAGATTCCGGAATGTATTCCATCGAATCGAACGAAGTGACGGAGACTGATAAGAGTGGGATTAGTAAAGACGAGAATGAAGAACCGCCGAAAAGATTGTCAGTTGACGAGTCGAAAAGGGGTAACGAAATCGTGACGTCCAACGGTAAGAGATACTCGAACTTTGGAAGCTTCAAGTTTCACACATTTGGTGGAATAAAGAGAAGACGCTTCAACTGGAACGACCTGGACGACGAATTCGACGAAACGGATTCGGAAAACGAGGATATGGCCGAATACCCGGATAACATTTCGAACTTTGGCAGTATGAAGTGTCAAACTTTCGGCGGAATCAAGCAAAGAACAAATTTTGatgttaaaaatataacaaagtaCCGTAAAGTTAAATTGAGGCCAGCTCTCTCGTTCAGAGACGCTAAAGAGGCGAAGAAGCGACAGGAAACCAAGTCCGAGAACGGAAAGGATATTCTCTACAGCAATTTTGAGACTCGAAGAGATCCGAGCTACACAAAGTTCAGAAATGCAAAAGCGAACTCGAACGGCGAACGtgtcaagaagaagaaaccaTCGCATCACGTTAGCTCGAAAAGAGCATCAGCCGAACGGAACATCGGCGATGAAAACTTGATGGCGAGCTTTTTGAGAGATGCTCTGATGCGGCCAAAGTCGCGATTGTCGACCGACAACGAATCAATTTATTCTCTGGATACTGCAGCAGCAAGGAAATCGTCCCGTTATCGAGGATTGTCCAGCCGACCGATCAAACCTCGTTCAATTCGCGATGATACCAGTCTTAGATTAGAACCACCCGAGTCCCCGGAAGTTGTAGAAAAAAGCTTTGAAACGTTGGCCGGTTTACGGAGGAGTCGAAGTCTTAAGGACGATAGAAACAGTATTCTTAGAAGTAGCAGCGTGCGTAGAAAGATTTCCGAAGATATATCAATGTGGTGA